The genomic window taacattatcatctgggcttattaatggctgatgcaatgcaaaatttccgtagactttcaatttttggattgtgtattgaaacctgaagcggtagagggggcgtttcaaaatagataatctggacatttttcatattagtggatgaacgtggtttgagcacaaaggtatttactgttattgaaatatcaagcaaaaagtggtggaagcaaaaaatcgggacagagtataaatgtacatgtataaggttgctaacttcgtcTGCCAGCCGAGAGGCACTGccgatgaatatttgttgaaatgtacTATCAAACTACATCTACCAGTAAAAACGGTGACTTTATGTCGTAGCCCGATAATTCCCTTCACTGAATATCTGCATGCCATGCCCGtgttaatacatttatttggtGAATTAGGACAATTTTCACTGACAAGTTGCAAGTTTTGAACCATCCATCTAGAACCAACGGAAGTGAGGGTTTATcgcaaggaagataactccGCTCGTAAACAGAGCAATTGCACTCATACtcgaaaaaaatacaattcattagAAGTATGAATTTTAATCAAGCCGCGAAGACATGAACACTTTTTTATCGTCTTGGGTACTGGAAAATCAAAAAGAAGGCACTCATACTGATTACAATGGAAGACaaagagagaaaataaaaaaattaatgtcacgagttatctttcttgcgaTAAACCCTTACTTCCGTTGATTCTAGATGgacgaagttagcaaccttcttgtattatatacacagagggtctgatttttcaaaaatgtttgttttaggtaattttgGGCAGTGACtgaataaattagattagaaatatgtcctaaaaggataatttaataaaaaaaaaaatgaataaattctcGGGGGTCTAtatactgggggggggggggggggggggggggggtcctgtcctcaagcaaCTGTGCATTTGACGTTTGTGTTTAAGTATCAATAAACGACGACAACTGGTCGTGACAGAAGAACAGAAAGCATTGTTCAATTGCATATAGCTCTCATGAAATCGTTTTCACAAGCAAAAAACTCAATTACagtaaatttgttattttaaaggAAGGATAGAGTTCCAACACTAGGCATCAGCTTAAtataaaggcagtgtaaaggaAGCTTCTTTaagaatatttattcaaattatagtTGGACACTTGATGTCTGCAAATAGAACACAGAAAGATCAGATAGGATGATCTgtgatatatgtaaaataatctTTAGTAAATCTACAggaaatgaatgaataaattaaaagcTGATTTTGTATTTATCCACAATGAATACGCAGTTACACATccctgcaaatgttattgtcatttaaatttagaccacgtggttttatttgacccttttagtttcgcagtaaaaatcgtgcctcgtgtttatagtatATTTcctagaatctaggtacttgtagtgaaatataaaatcaagacgttttaattattgattttagaTGTTATCTTCATTAATAGGTAGATAAAGATGAGTTCTAGACATAAATGTGACAAAAGAATATATAGGTTTTTTCCTGTTGTTGCAACATTTAACTGCTTAGTAGCAATTCCCCTAAGCATGAATTTTCTATTCGTGCCTGGCCTAGAAATAGCATTAAAGTGAAACCGACTGtaccattttatgcagaatgttccttgaaaatgacttaatatactaagtttttatacaCAATAGAcacacattttttataaaaagcatggtattgcacaccagaTGCATCAAACATAGCTATGATTTTATAAAGCAACCcaaagtttatattttaaaccacGTGTggagtggttgaacacgaacgataactctgctctgaatatcatcgtttagtttaaataactgcgagatggtgaaataagacatatatcttaatagatttatatattttaacataaatcaaagtaggatatgatatgaaaaacgaccagtacttacgtattttgagaatattatccgaacacttatacttccgctcgaaattttaCGGGAACTGAGCAAATCTCTGGAAAATCCCGTGAACTtccattcgagcacctctggatttattacatacttagcaacgataaagaaatcattccgaacacattcgcaggggagAACATTTACGAGCACTATTGGTACAATTAATTCCGACAGGTCACTGTATCTTTACAGATAAGTAAATAGGTGAAAATGTACCTTGCTGTCAAATTAtagtattttctttaaatatgctCAAACCCAAGtgccattttttctttatatacgCTTGTTGTTTACCTGCCGTGAACTCGCTGGACATATCATACGATTACTTTTACTAGATGTTTcacttgataaaaaaattaacattctgCCGAAAGTGACCGATGTTCATACAATCATGCCATATTCTTTCGATGTTTATTTGCTCACATATATTTGCTAGCTTTTTTTTCTATAGGATACTTTAGTTGCATattggcatatttttttttcaaaactagaTAGAATTATGTGGGCGAAAACCATGCCTCATTATTTTTGAACGATTAGAGCCCAATCCTTTCAAATTCATGAATTCAAATGGTTTCCAATTCTATTGTTTTAAACCGATAAAATCTTtttcgtttttatttaaaaagaactaAGGATTACAAACAAAAGTAAATTCTACTGcttagaaaaacaaatttatttatttcattgaatttctcttagatttaattcattttgaaataattcagatgatgtcattttaatttattcttaCTGAAAAGTATCAGAccaattatcatatttttaatatttcatcgtTAAAAATATCGTACtttataagatatttttatgaacaaaacaaaactcaGTGAAATGACAACAAGCAAAGcaatttttattgatacatgtacgcatattttgggttaaataaaataattttccaattttggactaatttttaaaactttgctCTAGTTAGATGATCTTTATATGTTAgaggaaaaataaaacagaccCGCGTTAATAATTATATGTATGAAGGTTATTGAAATTGCTAGCATATtcactttaaatttttcaagtaaattttaaaaacatgttattgCCTTGATATATAAGAGAAAATTATATGTGCATAAAATTTTTATGGAAAACATGATTTTGTAATTTCATAACAGATGGACCAGACAAGCCTAAAATCACTCTGATACCTTACAAGTCAGTATATTCTATCGGGGACCCCCTCAAAATAGAGTGCACTACAGCTAGTAATCCACCACCTGTCTTCACTTGGAGCTTTCGGCCAGACAACAAATCCGAAGAAATGCCAAAAATCGAACACTCTAATAAAACTAAGCTTTTGTTCGAAAGgattcaaacaaaaaatgcaGGGACCTATACCTGTACCGTTATCAACACGGCAAGACCAAATTATCCAAACATGACCTCTTTTGTCTCCATCTATGTTAAAAATACGGAGAGAATATTCACTGGCTGCGATCAGTGTGGGTATATCGAAATATGTCAGCAGAGTGATGAAAAAACGGTTTGTGCTGTCAATATTTGGATGCCCGTCGCAGTGGTCTGTATACTGTTAAGTACAGCATTCGCTGTGTCGTCTTTTGTTATGATCAGGCAGAGAAAGAGAACACAAGAAAGCACTGCAACTAACGatatattaattgaaaacagGTATTTAACTTTACTCTGTCCTCCCTTGAACTTGCAAAGATGTATTTTACTAAAGTCTGTTATATTTGGTTCGCATTAAATCGACTGCTATGTAAAGTTCAATTAGTATGTTGTCATTATTTAAGTATAATACTGATTATAGTAGAGCAGCTTCGTCTCAACCCAACCTGATTAATTTCTATTGCTATGCATTTTGCTatgtatttaatttcttaaacgAGACAGTGATCACATATACTACATACAATTTAGATCGGAGACATTCGGAGGGATCATCCTTTGATTACGATGTTTGTGTCCTCCCGCCTCCGGCCAATTAACTATTATGAAATTTTGGAaataactgttcattttctgaTCATCTATTCTAAGAAGCCGGAGTCGCTGTTATAATAATCCTTTAGACAAACTGCATGTACACCAAATAGCTTTTTTGAATTGAACTGAAAATAGTACGTTATAGTATCTCATTAAGACCGATCTCATTACAACTTTGCCTTTCGTCAGAAAGCATCCAAATACGTTAATTCTATATATACTCGTTGTAAATCTGATCTAACTTTTGCCGCTTCGGTGTTTTGGGAGTagttttcaaacaatatttgattataataccccattttttttttatttgtatttaaggaatgaattcaatatttatttgttttatacgatataaaatggtttgaggcagtttacgctttataaaccgcgaagcggtttataaaaaagcgtaaactgtttcaaaccattttatatcgtataaaactaataaatatttaattcattgcttataatttaattttttttctcttcattgtagataaatacggtcatttgacctttaaaatgacgtaaaattatacaaaattcaaacgtaacgtcaggcgtattgatacgtttttgacgttagtcttactatgacgtaggcaacattttttatacgatataaaataattttttagccaatcagaaagcgcgttacacccagaattaaattattgtgtTTTACAAAAGACATACATATAAGCTTTCACACATTGTTTATagttaaaatttacactatTCAATACTTGTCGTACACCCTTTATCAGACCTCGATCAATTTTTACAGTTGTTTCATGCATATTGTGTGCTATGGAACAAGATTTGTATAAATATGTCACTATTAACATCATATTCATCACAATTTTCGGACCATTCTAAATCCCCACAAAAAATAGATTAAgatgtggtaaaaaaaaaacaattatagtttgtttctttattgggttttttggggggttttttttgggggggggatcACTATTAACATTACATGCACCGCTTCATATATATCATGGCTTCCGCACTTCTTTCTCTTACattctacattaaaaaaaagacaggtaaaaaaaatgtggTGGATTAAAAGGttattattttttgtctatttatttaaaaaaaaaattgtaggtcTCCTCCACCTGATGCTACACCTGGTGAAGTACATGGAGGGTACATCTCACCTGCAGATTTAGAGTAAGTCTGTAAAATGTTGTTCACCCATTTAGTGGAgtagatttaaatcattttcaattgTCCTTTTGCTTGATTGATTATATTTgctgattgattgattgattgattgattgattgattgattgatattcTGGcgaattgtttttgtttggtaGATTTGGGACTCTTCCAGCTACTGTAACACAGGAAGGAAAAGGTGCTGCATACTCGCGCCTATAGAAATTCGAGAGGAGTTCAAAAGTTAAAGAAATCTAAACACCGTATCTTGAATACCAGAATATAttatatcatcatcatcatccttTACACTTAACTTCATATTTTGACCGATCATTGTGAATATACATGCTTTTTGTTTCTAACAGACTTTCCCTGAACCTTGCAACTAAAAATGAATATGAACATACGGTTGAGAAGTAGGTGCAAACC from Magallana gigas chromosome 9, xbMagGiga1.1, whole genome shotgun sequence includes these protein-coding regions:
- the LOC105330105 gene encoding vascular endothelial growth factor receptor 2 encodes the protein MEYVNVTFTVTREDNGAVFRCSSQNNFTKNPGPSKVLPKITVLYGPDKPKITLIPYKSVYSIGDPLKIECTTASNPPPVFTWSFRPDNKSEEMPKIEHSNKTKLLFERIQTKNAGTYTCTVINTARPNYPNMTSFVSIYVKNTERIFTGCDQCGYIEICQQSDEKTVCAVNIWMPVAVVCILLSTAFAVSSFVMIRQRKRTQESTATNDILIENRSPPPDATPGEVHGGYISPADLEFGTLPATVTQEGKGAAYSRL